A stretch of the Rosa rugosa chromosome 5, drRosRugo1.1, whole genome shotgun sequence genome encodes the following:
- the LOC133709918 gene encoding CSC1-like protein At1g69450, which translates to MLVSALVTSLAINSGLCVLFFTLYSILRKQPSNSEVYIPRVLAEGGYKKSSHFNLERLIPSPDWLRRAWKLTEDDLLAASGLDAVVFMRLINFSLRVFLFAGVIGVFVLLPVNCSGDALEYVDFADLSNNSLDVFSISNVGSGSSLLWVHFSAVYLVTIFICCLLYYEYRYICEKRTSYFLASKPQPHQFTILVRSIPVPVGSSVSDSVERFFSEYHPSTYLSHSVVRRTNKLKNLISDAKKLYSRLVYLKSDPNKQKYKHSGTFGLFGPKVNLQDHYEKTLEDIEENVRLEQSEVSLAGEEVRAAFVSFKSRYGAAIAFHLQQSTNPTRWVTEQAPEPHDVYWPFFSSSFIRRWISKLVVIIACILLTIIFLIPVVLVQGLTNLSQLEIYFPFLTSILTITFVSEVITGYLPSLILLLFLKMVPPVMEGFSSIQGYISNSAIQKSACSKVLWFTVWNIFFATVFSGSVFYKISIFLDPKNIPAKLASAVPAQASFFIAYVVTSGWTSISSELFRIIPLLWSLMKRPFTDSKDDELEVPAIPYHSHMPRILFFVLLGITYFFLAPLILPFLLVYLCLGYIIYRNQFINVYAPRYETAGKFWPIAHNSVIFSLVLMHAIAVGVFTLKNIPVASTLTFPLPVFTLLFNEYCRKRFLPNFIAYPAESLLKKDRQDENDPTMPEFYSKLVGVYQDPALMPINFSANGDRLNSPLLSASSSSHS; encoded by the exons ATGCTCGTCTCGGCGCTGGTGACGTCACTGGCCATAAACTCCGGCCTGTGCGTTCTCTTCTTCACGCTCTACTCCATCCTGAGAAAACAGCCGAGCAACTCCGAGGTGTACATACCGCGAGTTTTGGCCGAAGGCGGGTACAAGAAGAGTAGCCATTTCAATCTAGAGAGGCTGATTCCTTCTCCCGATTGGCTCCGAAGGGCCTGGAAGCTCACCGAGGACGATTTGCTCGCGGCGTCGGGTTTGGACGCCGTGGTTTTTATGCGGCTCATCAATTTCAGCCTGAGAGTGTTTCTGTTCGCCGGAGTTATTGGCGTTTTCGTTCTGCTTCCGGTGAACTGCTCCGGCGATGCGCTCGAGTATGTTGACTTCGCCGATCTGTCTAATAACTCATTGGATGTGTTCAGTATTTCAAATGTTGGCAGCGGCTCAAGCTT GTTGTGGGTTCACTTTTCGGCGGTGTACCTTGTCACCATCTTTATCTGCTGTCTACTCTATTAT GAATATAGATATATCTGTGAAAAGAGGACCAGTTATTTTCTTGCATCCAAGCCTCAACCACATCAGTTCACCATCCTAGTTCGCAGCATTCCTGTTCCTGTAGGGAGCAGCGTCAGTGATAGTGTTGAGAGATTCTTTAGCGAGTATCATCCTTCTACATATCTGTCACATAGTGTTGTTCGTCGAACAAACAAACTTAAGAATCTCATT AGTGATGCAAAAAAATTGTATAGCAGACTCGTTTACTTGAAGTCAGATCCCAATAAGCAAAAGTATAAACATTCCGGTACTTTTGGGTTGTTCGGACCCAAGGTTAATCTACAAGATCATTACGAAAAGACGCTTGAGGATATAGAGGAGAATGTGAGATTGGAGCAATCAGAGGTTTCGTTAGCAGGAGAA GAAGTTCGAGCTGCTTTTGTGTCCTTCAAGTCTCGGTATGGTGCCGCAATTGCTTTCCACTTGCAACAATCGACCAATCCTACACGATGGGTCACAGAGCAAGCTCCTGAACCACATGATGTTTACTGGCCCTTCTTTTCCTCATCATTCATTCGAAGATGGATATCTAAGCTGGTGGTTATAATTGCTTGCATTCTTCTTACAATCATATTCCTCATTCCTGTTGTACTTGTTCAAGGTCTCACTAACTTAAGCCAGTTGGAAATCTACTTTCCCTTCCTCACGAGCATTCTAACCAT AACATTTGTCAGTGAAGTCATTACAGGATACCTTCCCAGTCTCATTCTTCTGTTATTTCTGAAAATGGTGCCTCCTGTCATGGAGGGTTTTTCATCCATTCAAGGCTATATTTCTAATAGTGCAATACAAAAGAGTGCGTGTTCAAAAGTACTTTGGTTCACAGTATGGAACATTTTTTTTGCTACTGTATTTTCTGGATCCGTATTCTACAAGATTTCCATCTTTCTTGATCCTAAGAACATTCCTGCAAAGCTAGCTTCTGCTGTTCCTGCACAG GCGTCCTTTTTCATTGCATACGTTGTCACATCAGGATGGACAAGTATTTCATCAGAACTCTTTCGCATAATTCCTTTACTTTGGAGTCTAATGAAAAGACCTTTTACTGACAGTAAAGATGATGAACTTGAAGTTCCAGCCATTCCTTACCATAGTCACATGCCAAGAATTCTCTTTTTTGTACTTCTTGGTATCACATACTTCTTTCTAGCTCCACTAATTCTGCCCTTCCTATTGGTGTACCTCTGTCTTGGATACATAATCTATCGTAATCAG TTCATAAATGTATATGCGCCTCGGTATGAAACTGCGGGGAAGTTCTGGCCAATCGCTCACAATTCAGTTATATTTTCTCTGGTACTTATGCACGCTATTGCAGTTGGAGTCTTTACACTGAAGAATATCCCTGTAGCATCAACCCTAACTTTCCCTCTTCCTGTGTTCACACTTCTTTTTAATGAGTACTGCCGGAAACGCTTCCTGCCCAATTTTATTGCCTATCCTGCTGAG AGTTTGTTAAAAAAGGACAGGCAAGATGAGAATGATCCTACTATGCCTGAATTTTACAGTAAATTGGTTGGTGTCTATCAAGACCCGGCTTTGATGCCTATCAATTTTTCTGCGAACGGTGACAGACTCAACAGCCCTCTTCtatctgcttcttcttcaagtCATTCATGA